In Anaerobaca lacustris, the sequence CGTTCAGCGCGCTGGGCTACTCGTTCGTCCTGCTGATCATCGCGACGTTCCGCGAGGTGCTCGGGATGGGGACCTTCGCCGGACTGGCGGTGCCGTTCTTCTCCGGGCCGGCGTGGGACAAGTGGATCATCATGGTCATGCCGCCGGGGGCCTTCTTCATGCTGGCCATCGTGATATGGGTGTTCCGGTCGATCCAGATCGGACAGGAGGCGAAGAGCAAATGAACGTCGGAGCCGAAATCTGGCAGGCGGTGACGGTGTGCGTCGCGGCCGTGTTCACGCAGAACATCCTGCTGGCGTACTTCCTCGGCCTGTGTCCCTTCATCGGCGTCTCGCGCGAGGTCAAGACGGCCTTCGGCCTCGGTCTGGCGGTGATCTTCGTCATGACGACCACGACGCTGCTGAATTGGCTGGCGTATCATTATGTCCTTCAGCCCCTGGGCCTGGAGTTCTTCCGCTTCATCCTGTTCATCGTCATCATCGCGGCGTTCGTGCAGTTCGTGGAGATGGCGATCGAGCGGTTCTCGCCGTTTCTCTATCAGCAGCTTGGCGTGTTCCTGCCGTTGATCACGGTCAACTGCGCCATTCTGGGCGCGTCGCTGTTCATGGTGATTCGCGACTACTCGTTCATCGTCACCATCGGCTACGGCCTGGGCAGTGGCGTCGGCTGGTTCCTGGCGATCATGGCGATGGCCGGCATCCGACAGAAGCTCGCCAACGAGCGGATCCCCCCCGGTTTGCAGGGGCCGGGGATCACGCTGATCATCGCCGGCCTGATGGCGCTGGCGTTCATCGGGTTCACCGGCGTGCTCCAGGGAAGATGAAAGCAAGACTCAAATACCAAAGGGCAAAATGGAGGAAGTCATCCGCCGAAGGCGGATTCCGCTGTTTTGATATTTGCTTCTTGCTTTTTGGTATGGTTTGTGGTGCGGGAGGCCAATGATAGCGTCTACTCTCATCGCGGTCCTGGTCGTCAGCCTCATCGCAGGGGCCCTCGCGGCCGTTCTGGTCGTTGCGGAATACTACCTGGCCAACTACGGCCCGTGCAAAATCACCGTCAACGACGAGAAAGAGCTTACCGTCGAGGGAGGCAAGGACCTGCTCGCGCTCCTGACGGCGCAGAAGCTGTTCATCCCGAGCGCCTGCGGCGGCCGCGCCACGTGCGGGCTCTGCAAGGTCAAGGTTCTCGAAGGGGCCGGTCCGCTGCTGCCGACCGAGGAACCTTACCTCGACAAGGCCGAGCGGGAATCGAACGTCCGGCTGGCCTGTCAGGTCAAGGTCCGCAGCGACCTGAAGATCGAGATCCCCAAGGAGCTTTTCGCCATCCAGGAATACACCTGCCGATGCGCGAAAATCATCGATCTGACGCACGACATGAAGCTGTTCCGTCTGGAACTGACCGATCCGGCGGCGATCGACTACATTCCGGGCCAGTACGTGCAGTTGCGAACGCCGCCATACGGGAAGAGCCGAAAGGAAGTCTACCGAGCCTACTCGATCGCCTCCGACCCGGCCGAGAAGGGCATCGTCGAACTGATCATTCGCCTTGTGCCGGGTGGGATCTGCACGACGTATTGCTTCGAGCACCTCGAGGAAGGCGACCAGATGCGATTCAACGGCCCTTACGGGGACTTTCAACTCTCGGAGTCGCAGGCCCCGATGGTGTTCATCGCCGGCGGTTCGGGCATGGCCCCGATCAAGAACATGCTGCACCACATGAAGAACATCGCCAGCCCGCGCAAGGCGCTGTACTACTTCGGCGCCAACGCGGTCAAGGAGCTGTGCCTGACCGATCTGATGCGGCAGTTCGAGTCGGAGCTGGCTGATTTTCGCTTTGTGCCGGTCGTCGCCTCGACGCAGGACAACCCCGAATGGGACGGAGAGACTGGCCTGGTGACCGAAGCCGTTCGCAGGGGCCTGGCCGATGCCTCGCAGCATGAGGCGTATCTGTGCGGCAGTCCGGGCATGATCGACGCCTGCGTCAAGGTCCTGATGGACTTGGGCATGCCCGAGACGAGCATTTTCTACGACAAGTTCGCGTAGGGGCGATTCCCATGGAGAATGACCGATGAAACAGTCGCCCGACATGCAGAAGCTCGAAGAGGTGCTCCGGTCGTCGGCCCTCACGGCCGGCGGCTTCATGGGCAGCGATGCGCGCAGCGTCACCGAGGTGATCGAGGCCGACGCCGCCGAGTTGTTTCGGCTCGGCGTTTCGCGCGAGCAGCTCGGCGCGCGGATGACCGAGATCACGGCGGTCGCCGAGAAGGGGCTGGGGACCTGGGTCAGGATCGATGACGTGCGCGAGGCCGCCATCGACGAGGCGCGGGGGCAGATGGTCTGTCCCTGGCCGCACGAGGCGCGATTCCGCAAGCGCGTCACTACGGTCCGCCGGACCGATTCGGGCCAGACCGTTCGATGGTCCGATCTGAACGTCCATCTCATTGCCGCCCACGGCTTCTTCGAGGGCAGGGGCTCGACCTTCCGAATCGATCCGGCCCTGCTGGTCCAAGTCATCCTCTGACGAGGTACTTTGATGCACCTGAGCCGTATCGTCTTTCATCCGGACACATACCCGACCCGCGAGCACTATCCGTTCAATCTCGACATCTTCCATCGAAGCGCAGAGATCGTTCTCGATCGCCCCGTGACGATGTTCGTCGGCGAGAACGGCACGGGCAAATCGACGCTGCTCGAAGCGGTGGCGCGCAAGGCCGGCATCCACATCTGGCAGGATTACGGCCGGACGCGATTTCAGTACAATCCCTACGAGAATAAGTTCCATCGGTGCATCTCGGTGGAATGGGCCGACGGTCGTGTGCCCGGCTCGTTTTTCGGATCGTCGGTGTTCCATGACTTCGCCCGCATCCTCGATGAATGGGCGGCCGCCGACCCGGCCCTGCTCGAATACTTCGGCGGCAAATCGCTGCTGACCCAGTCGCACGGCCAGTCGATCATGTCGTTCTTCAAGGCTCGCTACGAGATCAAGGGGCTCTATCTGATGGACGAGCCGGAGACGGCGCTGTCGCCCGCGACGCAGATCGCGCTGCTGAAGCTGCTCGCCCGGATGGCGGCCGCCGGACACGCGCAGTTCATCATCACCACGCACTCGCCCATCCTGCTGGCCTGTCCCGGTGCGACCGTCTACAGCTTCGACCAGATTCCCATCCAGCCCATCGCGTATGAACAGACGCCGCACTATCAGACGTATAAGGACTTCATGAGCGATCCGCACAAGTATTGCAACGATCACCAATGAGGACCCGGGAGGACATCATGACCGCAAGGCGACACGATTTCAGAATACCGATGATCTCGCTGGCCGTCTGCGCATCCCTGGCGTCCCTGTGCTGGGCGGCCGGAGACAAGGGTTTGGAGCGGATTCGCGTCAGCGACGACGGGAGGCATTTCGTCGGCGCTGAATCCGGCCGGCGATTCATCGCCTGGGGCGTCAACTATGACCGTGACGACGACGGACGCCTGCTCGAAGACTACTGGCAGGATGAATGGCCGACCGTCGTCGAGGACTTCGGCGAGATCAAGGCGCTCGGCGCCAACGTCGTGCGGATTCACTTGCAGCTTGGCCGATTCATGAAGACGCCGCAGGAGCCCGACAAGGCGTCCCTGGCGCGATTGGCCGACCTCGCCAAGCTGGCCGAGCGGACGGGGCTCTATCTCAACATCACCGGTCTGGGCTGCTATCACAAGCAGGATGTGCCCGCCTGGTACGATGCGATGAACGAGTCCGAGCGATGGGACGTTCAGGCGCGCTTCTGGGAGGCGGTCGCAAAAACCTGTGCGCAGAGCGATGCGATCTTTTGCTACGACCTGATGAACGAGCCAATCCTGCCCGGCGGCGATAAGGTCGAGACCGACTGGCTGGCAGGTGACTTTGCGGGCAAGCATTTCGTCCAGCGGATCGCGCTCGATCTGGCCGGACGCAGCCGGGAAGAGGTGGCCAGGGCCTGGGTCGATGCGCTCGTCGCCGCCATCCGCAAGCACGATGCCCGAAGCATGGTCACGGTCGGCGTGATCCCGTGGGCGATGACCTGGCCAAAGGCCAAGCCGCTGTTCTATTCAGATGAGGTCGGCGAGAATCTGGATTTCGTCAGCGTGCATTTCTATCCGGAGAGAGGCGAAATCGACAAGGCCCTGACGGCGCTGGCCGTCTACGACGTCGGAAAGCCTCTGGTGATCGAGGAGATGTTCCCCCTTCGTTGCAGCCTCAACGAGATGGACGCCTTCATCGACGGCTCACGGCAGATCGCCGACGGCTACATCAGCTTCTACTGGGGCAAGACCGCCGAGGAATACAGCCGCGAGCCGCACGACATCAAAGCCATGCTCATCCGCGGCTGGCTCGAATACTTCCAGACCAAAACCCCTGATATCCTCGACACGCCCAGCCGACGAGACTGAGCGCCGTGCCAGAGCCTCCGTTCGATAGCGCACTGCCTGTCAGGTCGAGCGTTCTTCACGTTTGCATGAGGGCGTGAATCACATATGCGAACCGGAAGATGCATCGGAGCGATGGCCAGACCCCTCGACTGCACTTCGTTCCGCTCGGGGTGACAACGGTGTGTACAGGTTTCTGGGGCAGCGGCATTCCTGAGCCATTGAAGCGTCTGGGTGGCGGCGTCAAGTCCACAGGACTTGGGGATGGCCAATCCGCGTCATTGCCAGGTGCGGATGCGGTCGGTGCGGCGGCGGAAGGCGGCGGAGAGGGATTGGGCGCGGGCCTTGAGGAGCATCTGGCGGCCTTGCGGGTTTCGGGTGTAGAGGATCTCGCAGGGGCCGATGTGGCGGGCCCACATCCGGCGGAAATGCTCGGCGGACTCTTTGTTCTTGGCGAGGACCTTGGGCACGGCGTGGTAGTCTTTCCGCATGAAGGGGCCGAGCGGGCTCTTTCGCACGAGCAGATAGCGTGGATCGTCGATGGGGCCGAGCAGTTCCTGGAGGGCTTCGAGGAAGACCGATCGCTCGCGCGTGCTGCCGCCCTTGACCGAGCAGGCGACGAGGCCGTCGTCGCGGCGTTGGGCGATCACACGTAGCCGTGATGTGGAGCGAGCGTCCCCGCTCGCCTTGTCGTGCGGGGACGCACGACCTACGAGGGCCTTGAGCAGGGCGTTGCCGATCTGCTTCATGCTCGATGCGGCCGAGCCGTGACGCAACAGCAGCCATAGGGCCTTGAAGAATTTCGGCAGCGCCGCCACCGCCGCCAAGGCCGAAACGGCCGCCAGCAGGAGCATCAGCGCCCGCAGCGGCCAGGACGCGGCGGATCGGGACATCCAGATCGAGAAGGCCGACACACCCCAGAACCACACCTGCCACAGCACCGCCAGGACCGTCCGCGTGACCACGAAGTCGCGCGGCAGCGCCAGCAGCGAGGTCGTGACCTCTTCGGCCATGGCCCCCATGCGGGCAGCGCCGAGCGCCAGCTCCCATCGCGTTCGCAGCCCGTTGCGATCCCGCGCCTGCTGCGTCATGGTCGCGTTGATCTGGTCGATCCGCGCCGCATCGTAGGGAGGGCTGCCGATGCCGAGCCGGGACAAGCCGCTTTCGATCGTACTGCTCTTGAACGAGACGCCGACGAAGGCCTTGAACCGGCGGATTAGTGTATCGAGGTCCTCTCCCAGCTCGGCGACGCCGGCCTCCTGGCAGACCAGATGCCAGATGTTGGCGGTCTTGGTGGGGTTGCCCTCTTCGGTCCGGATGGCTCGGCCGCGCATCTGGTTGCTGAGCATGTACGAGCCGACGAAGCTGGCGAGGATCAGCGCGTTGACCGACGGCGCGTCCCATCCCTCGCCGAGCAGCGAGGTGGTCCCGACCAGCACGGTGAGGCCGCCCTGGCGGAACAGGTTCGTGACAAGCGCGACGGTCTTCTGCTTGTCGGCGCCGCGAACGACGACCTCGCAGAACCGCTCGTCGTGGGCCAGCGGCTTGAAGGCGATGCTGCCGGAGTCGATTCCAAGGTCCGCGCCGATTGCTCGCAGCGACTCCTGCGTATCCGCAGGGACGACGGTCAGCGTTCCCGTGAGGATGCCGAGCCGCACGTCGGAGGCCTTGCTGCGGCGAATCTGCTCGAAGATCGGCACGACGCCCAGCCGCTTGAGGTCTTTGGCGTCGGTCGGGTCCCTGGGGAAATCGGCGCTGCGAACGAAATCGGTCAGGACGACCATCCGCAGAGCCGAGCCGAGGGATTGGCTCTCGATCTCAACGATGTCCTCGATGCTCTTGAGCTTCGAGGCGCTTCGCGTCAGCAGTCGAGCGGTCCGGCTCGTGCTCCGCAGGCTTACCGTCCGCCGCTCGATCGCACCGATCCGCTTGAGGTCGCGCGCGATCTGCTGGAACAGACCCTTGTGGGCTTCGAACGATTTGGCGTGGCGGTAGAGGCAGCCGGTCAGCAGGACCTCCAGCCATTCGAGCGTCAGCGGGGGACACTTGCGCCGCGAGAAGCCGATCGCGGCCAGCAGCTTTTTGGGCGGCCGGCCGCGAACGTGGTTGAGGAAGATGGCGACGCTCGAATAGAAACCCGGATCGGCGAGGATCTCCTCGATGTGCGTTCCAGGCTCGACGACGCGGCGGTCGCCTTCGAGGGCCTGGATGAACCCCTCATTGTCGGTCAGCGCCTTGACGGAAGCATCGACCTGGCGGCGGAACTCGGCGAGCTCGGCCTGCTCGGCCCGCAGCGGTGTCGAGATGTACACGTAATCCTGGTGCGGGCAGAGGTTCTTCTCCTGCACCAGTTCGGGCACGGTGATCTCCGCGTCGATCGAGCCGCACAGATCGACGTAGCGGTCCCACTCGAACGGCGAGACGTCGAACGGCGCGGTGGCGGTCAGCGCGACGACCGTCGGCTCGTTCAGGTTCTTCTTCACATCGATCAGACACCGCCACCACTCATTCCTCAGGTGGTGCGCCTCGTCGAGCACGAGCGTGCGAACGTCCAGCGCGCTGAGCTTCTTCAGCAGAGCGGCCTTCCGAGCCGATCGGGGGCCGTCTTTGCCCGCTTTCTCGCCGGCCGGCTGCGGTTGCTGGTCTTCCTCTTGCTCCATCTGGCCCGAGTAGACGCTGTGCAGGCCCTGATAGGTCGAGACGGTGAGAAATCGCGGGTCGCGAATGTCCCGGGAGACCCAGTCGGGCAGACCCGGACCGTGATCGCTGAACAGGCCGACGAGCCGGTCGATCCACTGGTCGCGGATGGCGACGGTCGGGGTGAAGATCAACGTGGGCCGGTTCAGCCGACGGACCACCTCCAGGCCCAGCACCGTCTTGCCCGAGCCGGGCGCGGCGACGATGTGCAGATGGTTGTCATCAAGGTAGTCGTCCAGTTCCGACAGCACCCGCTGCTGGTAGCGACGCCAGGGCTTGCGGAACTGGATGTCCGAAGGAAATGTTTTCACCTATGAGGCCCGGAAAACAAAATACCAGTAGCCGACGACCGCCAGAATCTGCACCACGATGATGCCGATGAAGACCATCCTGAAGTTGACCTTCTGCGTTTTGTGTCGGAACAGCCCTTGTGCCAGTAACGCGCCGGGGCTGCCCCCGACCAATGCCGCCAGATGCAGAATCACTTCCGGCACGCGACCTCCGCGCAGGACGGCCTGTCGCTTGTCGTAGCCATAGAGCACCACGGTCACGGCGTTGACTCCAGTCAGATAGGTGTACAGACCCGGCAGGCCGAGCCACCAGAGCAGAATGGAAGCGACCGCGACGAGAATCGCCAGAATCCAGAAGAACGTCTTCTTCGGCTGGTGTCTGGTCATCGTCCGAGCCGCCACACATCACACGCCGAAGGTCGCGCCGATGGCCTTGGCGGCCTTGATCAGTGTGTGATTTCTCGGAACGGTTTTGATTTTGCCGGCGATACTGGCCAGGGGGACGCTGGAAATCCCGCCGCCGTTCCAGACCACGAGGCGGTTTTTGACGCCGGCGGCCAACAGTTCGATCGCGGCGTGGCCGAACATCGTCGCCAGCGTCCGGTCGTGCGGGGTCGGCGTACCGCCGCGCTGGATGTGTCCGAGGACCACCGCGCGGCAATCCAGGCCCGTCTGCCGGTTGATGTCTTCGGCCAGCTTCTCGCCGATCCCGCCCAGGCGAATCGGGTCGGGACTGTTCGCGACGCGCTTGAGGACGACCATCTGCCCGCCTTTCTCCTTCGCCCCTTCGGAGACGACGATGATGCTGAATCGCTTGCCCTTCTTGGATCGCCCGATGACGTATTGGCAAACGGTGTCGAGTTTGTACGGAATTTCCGGGAGGATGATCACATCGGCGCCGCTGGCGGCCCCGGCGTACAGCGCGATCCAGCCGGCGTAGCGCCCCATCACCTCGACGATCATCACGCGCTGGTGCGAGCTGGCGGTGGTGTGAACCTTGTCGATGGCCTCCGTCGCCGTCGTGACGGCCGTATCGAAGCCGAACGTGACGTCGGTACCCGCCAGGTCGTTGTCGATCGTCTTGGGCACGCCGATCACGGTCAGGCCCTTCTTGGCGAACTTCGCCGCCGAGGCCATCGTTCCGTCGCCGCCGATGCAGACCAGGGCGTCGATGTTACGCTCTTTCAGATGCTCGATGCAGCAATCCGAGACGTCCGTCATTTGCGTCCGTCCGCCCGTCGCGACGGGGAATTGGAACGGATTGGACGTGTTGCTGCTGCCCAGAATCGTGCCGCCGACGGTGAGGATGTTGCTGGTCTGCTCGTAGGTCAGACGCTCGATGCGGTTCTCGATGAATCCGAGGTAGCCGTCCTGAATGCCCCAGACGGTCAGGCCGTGGTCGTTGATGGCGGTCTTGGTCACCGCCCGAATCACGGCGTTCAGGCCGGGGCAGTCGCCTCCGCCCGTCATCACGGCGATCGACTTCAGTCTGGCTTTGGCCATGCGTTGTCCCTCCATATCTTCTTTGCTGCCGTCGGCGCCATCTGTGAAGGTGTATCGACGACAACGACCCATCTTAGCGGCTGCGCGAGCCGCTGAAAACAACAATGCGCGGTTTCTCGGTCTCTGCCGGAACGCCGCTGCTCGTTCGGACAGACCCTCATCGCGTCGGTATCGTCCGAGAAGTTGTGCTGGCCATGCCTATGAAAGGACGCATGCGCTGCCTTTCAGTATGGTATCGAGAGCGATTTGGCCGTCGGACCGCTCAAAAACGAGGAAAAAGCGAAGACCCGTTGGAGTGACGGAGTGTGTGGGTCGATGAACGTATTCGGACGGCCGTCCCCCGGTCCAGAGGAATATCGGGATCGGGATAGCCTGGGCGGTCGGAGTTGAGGATCGGTCGTAAGCAGGGGAATCGATATGGTGATAACGTCGTCTCTCAAGGGTGTGCTGCTGGACAGCGCGAAGGAGGTTTTCGAGTCCATGGTCTCGATGACTTTGGAGGAGACGGAAGGGCAGAGACCGGACCCGACGGGAGTGACGTTGCTGGGTACGATCACGTTCGCCGGAAATCTCGAAGGCTGTCTGGGCGTCTGCTGCGACATGGCCGGCGCCCGCGCCATCGCCGCCGGCATGCTGTGTATGGACTCGCCGGACGAGCTGGCGGACGAAGACCTGGCCGACGCCATGGGCGAAATCGCCAACATGGTCATGGGAGCCGTCAAGACCCGCATTCAGGACAACTACCAGAGCATCCTGATCTCCATTCCATCGGTGGTCCAGGGCCGCGAACTACGCCGTCGTCCGAACGATGGAATGATTCAGATGGCCACGACCACACGCGTCGGGGCAGAGCACCTGGTGGAGTTCTCCCTGGTCTATCGGGAGGCCGCCGGCGCGTAGAATGGGCTTGGGCCCATGCCTTTCATTCCGATCGTTCCAATCCGCATGGGCTGAAGCCCATCCTACATTGACTCGATCACATCGGCTCTTGGTTGGACCTCGGGTAGCTTCGATGGTACCCACCGCCGAGCAGGTCCTTCTTCAACGCCTCGACGGCCGCTTGCGCATGGTTGTCAAACCGCATGAAAGTCTCCGTCAGCGCCGAGCCGACGATGGCCCCGGTCTCGCTGTCGACGACCCGGACGCGCAGCTTCATCAGTTTGCCGGGCCGGTCCTCATCCTTGTAGTAGCTGCACAGGAACAGTGCTTCGACGCCCAGGATCTGCTTGATGCGCGCGCGGGTCTTCTCGTTGAGCCGGCCCTGGAGCAGATCCTGCTCGCCGATGATCTTGGCCAGCTCGCCCCTCTCGACGAAGGTGATGGGCTTGCCGACGAAGGTCTTCATGTAGACGGCCATGAAGATCTGCTCCTGCTCGGGGTCGAGGCCGAGCACCGCCAGACGCTCGTAGGTGATTAACTCGGGTTTGGTGAAGACCGCCCGCGTATTGCCCTCGCAGCCGGCCAGGAGAGCCGAGATCATCACGGCGCCGATGACAGCCATTGCTCTGCCTCGTCCGTTCATCGCTATCACTCCCTGACAAATACGGCGAAATCCTGCTCTTGCCTGTCCAATGGCCCACGTGAACACAATACCTGCTATCTTCTTCTATCGGCCAACGGCGTCCGAACTCTGTTGCCATTCTGCCAGCGGCGCGCGGAAATTGCGCCGCCATCGGTTCCTGCCCTGGGCAAGGCCTTGCAGGCTGTCCCTGCCGCGATAAGATGGCGCGGCAACGAAATACGTTGAACCGTTCCGGATTCCTGTTGAGGACAGAACCGATGCGAATTGGCATCATCTCCGACACACATGACAACCATCGCGGCGTCCGCCGGGCGATCGAGATCTTCGCCGAGGGCGGCGTCGAATGCGTCCTCCACGCCGGCGACATGACCGCGCCGGCCACGGCGGCGCTGTTCACCGAGCTTCGCTGCTGCCGATTCGTTGCGGTCATGGGCAACTGTGACGCGGACCGTGTCTCCCTCAGGGGGACCGTCGAGGCCTTTGGAGGCGAGGCGTATGAGTCGTGCTTCGACGGCTCGATCGACGGCAGGACCGTCTTCATGGCCCACATCCCCCATTCGGTCCGGCGGGCGGCCGACAGCCAGGCGTACGACCTGGTCGTCTATGGCCACACCCATCATCAGGACGTCCACCGTGTCGGCAAGACCCTGATCGTTAACCCGGGGTCGGCCAGGAACTGGATGGCCGCCGACGGTCACGTGGCCATCGTCGATCTGGCCGATATGAGCGTGACGTTCGAATCGCTGGTCTGATGCCGGCAAAAAGATGAAGAGACGCCGGTCGGGTGGCAGGGGCCAGGTGCAGGAAAGCCGCAGACTTGCCACGGCGGCCGGGTCATTTGCGAACCGGCCGCCACGGGCAATGATCTTGTCAGGCGCGCAGTTTTCTGTAGTTCTTCAAGCACAGCTCGATGGCTTCGAGCGGCGGGTATACGTCCTTCTCTTCCTCGACGATGTACCACTCCGTGCCGCCGATGGTTTCGCAAACGGTGAAGACCTCGTTCCACGGGACGTCGCCCTCGCCGAGGATGGCGTTCTTGTTCGTCTTCGAATGCTCCTTGAGATGGACCGTGAGGGACCGGGCGGGATACTTCCGGAGGTATTCGACCGGATCGCCCCCGCCGTCCATGCAGTTGCCCGTGTCCATCTGCATGACGACGTGCTTGCCCGTGTTGCCAAACAGGATGTCCCACGGCACCTCGCCGTTGATGGCGTGGAAGTCGTGCGCGTGGCAATGATAGCCCACGACCATGCCGTGGACCGAGACCTTCTCGGCCAGCTCGTTGAATCGTCTGGCGTAGCCGAGCCAGGTCTGCTTCGGGTTGGCGTCGTTGGGCTGGAGCCAGGGGACGATGAGGTACCGGTTGCCCAGGGTCTTGTTGAATTCGATGGTGGCCGCCAGATTGGCATCGGAGAGCGTGTCCATCTGGGTATGCGTGCCGCAACACTTGAGGCCGTTGTCGTCGAGGATCTTGCGCAAATCCTTGGCCGAGTAGTCGTAGT encodes:
- a CDS encoding DEAD/DEAH box helicase family protein — encoded protein: MKTFPSDIQFRKPWRRYQQRVLSELDDYLDDNHLHIVAAPGSGKTVLGLEVVRRLNRPTLIFTPTVAIRDQWIDRLVGLFSDHGPGLPDWVSRDIRDPRFLTVSTYQGLHSVYSGQMEQEEDQQPQPAGEKAGKDGPRSARKAALLKKLSALDVRTLVLDEAHHLRNEWWRCLIDVKKNLNEPTVVALTATAPFDVSPFEWDRYVDLCGSIDAEITVPELVQEKNLCPHQDYVYISTPLRAEQAELAEFRRQVDASVKALTDNEGFIQALEGDRRVVEPGTHIEEILADPGFYSSVAIFLNHVRGRPPKKLLAAIGFSRRKCPPLTLEWLEVLLTGCLYRHAKSFEAHKGLFQQIARDLKRIGAIERRTVSLRSTSRTARLLTRSASKLKSIEDIVEIESQSLGSALRMVVLTDFVRSADFPRDPTDAKDLKRLGVVPIFEQIRRSKASDVRLGILTGTLTVVPADTQESLRAIGADLGIDSGSIAFKPLAHDERFCEVVVRGADKQKTVALVTNLFRQGGLTVLVGTTSLLGEGWDAPSVNALILASFVGSYMLSNQMRGRAIRTEEGNPTKTANIWHLVCQEAGVAELGEDLDTLIRRFKAFVGVSFKSSTIESGLSRLGIGSPPYDAARIDQINATMTQQARDRNGLRTRWELALGAARMGAMAEEVTTSLLALPRDFVVTRTVLAVLWQVWFWGVSAFSIWMSRSAASWPLRALMLLLAAVSALAAVAALPKFFKALWLLLRHGSAASSMKQIGNALLKALVGRASPHDKASGDARSTSRLRVIAQRRDDGLVACSVKGGSTRERSVFLEALQELLGPIDDPRYLLVRKSPLGPFMRKDYHAVPKVLAKNKESAEHFRRMWARHIGPCEILYTRNPQGRQMLLKARAQSLSAAFRRRTDRIRTWQ
- a CDS encoding YfcE family phosphodiesterase; this encodes MRIGIISDTHDNHRGVRRAIEIFAEGGVECVLHAGDMTAPATAALFTELRCCRFVAVMGNCDADRVSLRGTVEAFGGEAYESCFDGSIDGRTVFMAHIPHSVRRAADSQAYDLVVYGHTHHQDVHRVGKTLIVNPGSARNWMAADGHVAIVDLADMSVTFESLV
- a CDS encoding AAA family ATPase, whose product is MHLSRIVFHPDTYPTREHYPFNLDIFHRSAEIVLDRPVTMFVGENGTGKSTLLEAVARKAGIHIWQDYGRTRFQYNPYENKFHRCISVEWADGRVPGSFFGSSVFHDFARILDEWAAADPALLEYFGGKSLLTQSHGQSIMSFFKARYEIKGLYLMDEPETALSPATQIALLKLLARMAAAGHAQFIITTHSPILLACPGATVYSFDQIPIQPIAYEQTPHYQTYKDFMSDPHKYCNDHQ
- a CDS encoding 6-phosphofructokinase, which produces MAKARLKSIAVMTGGGDCPGLNAVIRAVTKTAINDHGLTVWGIQDGYLGFIENRIERLTYEQTSNILTVGGTILGSSNTSNPFQFPVATGGRTQMTDVSDCCIEHLKERNIDALVCIGGDGTMASAAKFAKKGLTVIGVPKTIDNDLAGTDVTFGFDTAVTTATEAIDKVHTTASSHQRVMIVEVMGRYAGWIALYAGAASGADVIILPEIPYKLDTVCQYVIGRSKKGKRFSIIVVSEGAKEKGGQMVVLKRVANSPDPIRLGGIGEKLAEDINRQTGLDCRAVVLGHIQRGGTPTPHDRTLATMFGHAAIELLAAGVKNRLVVWNGGGISSVPLASIAGKIKTVPRNHTLIKAAKAIGATFGV
- a CDS encoding chemotaxis protein CheX; the encoded protein is MVITSSLKGVLLDSAKEVFESMVSMTLEETEGQRPDPTGVTLLGTITFAGNLEGCLGVCCDMAGARAIAAGMLCMDSPDELADEDLADAMGEIANMVMGAVKTRIQDNYQSILISIPSVVQGRELRRRPNDGMIQMATTTRVGAEHLVEFSLVYREAAGA
- a CDS encoding NADH:ubiquinone reductase (Na(+)-transporting) subunit F, encoding MIASTLIAVLVVSLIAGALAAVLVVAEYYLANYGPCKITVNDEKELTVEGGKDLLALLTAQKLFIPSACGGRATCGLCKVKVLEGAGPLLPTEEPYLDKAERESNVRLACQVKVRSDLKIEIPKELFAIQEYTCRCAKIIDLTHDMKLFRLELTDPAAIDYIPGQYVQLRTPPYGKSRKEVYRAYSIASDPAEKGIVELIIRLVPGGICTTYCFEHLEEGDQMRFNGPYGDFQLSESQAPMVFIAGGSGMAPIKNMLHHMKNIASPRKALYYFGANAVKELCLTDLMRQFESELADFRFVPVVASTQDNPEWDGETGLVTEAVRRGLADASQHEAYLCGSPGMIDACVKVLMDLGMPETSIFYDKFA
- a CDS encoding sugar phosphate isomerase/epimerase family protein, whose translation is MKKNQGQSRLSRRDFLATTAASFAAAGLMGAGCGNGLRNPFAKRTIPVGVQLYSVRAECAKDLPGTVAKVAAMGYDGVEFAGYYDYSAKDLRKILDDNGLKCCGTHTQMDTLSDANLAATIEFNKTLGNRYLIVPWLQPNDANPKQTWLGYARRFNELAEKVSVHGMVVGYHCHAHDFHAINGEVPWDILFGNTGKHVVMQMDTGNCMDGGGDPVEYLRKYPARSLTVHLKEHSKTNKNAILGEGDVPWNEVFTVCETIGGTEWYIVEEEKDVYPPLEAIELCLKNYRKLRA
- a CDS encoding DUF1294 domain-containing protein, with the translated sequence MTRHQPKKTFFWILAILVAVASILLWWLGLPGLYTYLTGVNAVTVVLYGYDKRQAVLRGGRVPEVILHLAALVGGSPGALLAQGLFRHKTQKVNFRMVFIGIIVVQILAVVGYWYFVFRAS
- a CDS encoding cellulase family glycosylhydrolase; protein product: MTARRHDFRIPMISLAVCASLASLCWAAGDKGLERIRVSDDGRHFVGAESGRRFIAWGVNYDRDDDGRLLEDYWQDEWPTVVEDFGEIKALGANVVRIHLQLGRFMKTPQEPDKASLARLADLAKLAERTGLYLNITGLGCYHKQDVPAWYDAMNESERWDVQARFWEAVAKTCAQSDAIFCYDLMNEPILPGGDKVETDWLAGDFAGKHFVQRIALDLAGRSREEVARAWVDALVAAIRKHDARSMVTVGVIPWAMTWPKAKPLFYSDEVGENLDFVSVHFYPERGEIDKALTALAVYDVGKPLVIEEMFPLRCSLNEMDAFIDGSRQIADGYISFYWGKTAEEYSREPHDIKAMLIRGWLEYFQTKTPDILDTPSRRD
- a CDS encoding NADH:ubiquinone reductase (Na(+)-transporting) subunit E, which translates into the protein MNVGAEIWQAVTVCVAAVFTQNILLAYFLGLCPFIGVSREVKTAFGLGLAVIFVMTTTTLLNWLAYHYVLQPLGLEFFRFILFIVIIAAFVQFVEMAIERFSPFLYQQLGVFLPLITVNCAILGASLFMVIRDYSFIVTIGYGLGSGVGWFLAIMAMAGIRQKLANERIPPGLQGPGITLIIAGLMALAFIGFTGVLQGR